The DNA region ATCACCTGCGCCGGACCGCGGGTCTGCCGTTCCAGCGCGCGCAGGGTAGTGGGCAGGTACTTCGCCTCGTTGCGGGCGGGAATGACGACCGTGAACTCGGGCATGTCCGCCCAGCGTAGCAGGCGGGCCGCGAAGCAGATCAGCGCATGCCGGGGAGCGCAGCGTGTAGGTTGGGGGGCATGTCCGCCCCGCGTTCCCTTCACGACCGCGTTCCGCTGAAACCGGGCACGGCGCCGGCCATCCTGGCGGCGTTCATCACCCTGGGCTGCGCGGAATTCGTGCGCAGCGGCCTGTACTCCGGGTACCTGATTCCGTTCATCGACGCGAAGAACCACATGTTCCACCTGCCGGCGGCGGTGGGCGGCCTGGCCTGGACGACGCACCTGGTCGCCGACACCCTGATGCGCGGCCCGGCGGGGCTGCTGCTGCAGCGTCACGGGCCGCGCAAGGTGGTGATGGCCGGGGCGGTGCTGTGCCTGGCGGCGCTGAGTCTGCTGCTGGTGGCGAAGAGTGCATGGATGATCCTGCTGATCGCGGCGCTGCACGGCATCGGATTCTCGCCGTTCTGGCCGGCTGCGATGAATCTCACGGCGGACGCGGCGAAACCCGGGTACGAGGGCCGGGTGCTGACGGTCGTGAGCACGTCGGTGATGCCGCTGAGTGCGCTGGGGACCTTCACGTACGCCCTGGTGGCGAAAAACAGCGACACGGTGCCCCTACTGACCAGCGTCAGTCTAGGTGGGCTGGCGCTGGCACTGACCCTGCTCCTGCCGCTGCGCCGCCTGATCCAGACGACCGGCGGCACCGACCCTGTCCCCGGCCGGCCCCGGCTGCAGAAGGCCCTGATGCCGGCGCTGCTGCCCCTGCTGCCGGCCGCGCTGATGCAGACCCTCACGCAGTCCCTGGCGGGCGCGTACATCATCCGCGTGATGGGGGATTTCGGGCTGGAACTGTGGCAACTCGTCGCGGTGCTGGTGGTGGGCGGCGTGGTGGCGTTTGCCAGCATGCCCTTCACCGGCCGGATCGCCGACCGGGGCCGCGCGCAGCTGGCGCTGACGGTGGGGTTCCTGCTGGTGGGCCTGGGCATGCTGAGCTTCCTGCTGCACCCGCCGCTGGCCGCGCTGTTCCTGATCGCGCCGGTGGTGGGCCTGGGGTACGCGTTCCTCACGCCCGGCTGGGCGGCGCTGGTCGCGCAGATGCTGCCCGAGTCGCAGCGGCCGGCCGCGTGGGGCGTGATCATGACCGTGGAAAGCGCCGGGCAGGCCGGCGGGCCGGCGGTGGGCGCCGTGGCACTGCAGGCGGCCGGGGCGGGCGGCCCGTTCGGACTGGCGGGGGTGCTGGCGCTGCTCACGGCCGCGGGGTACCTGGTGTTCCGCCGGCACTTCCAGACGCCGCACCTGATCGCGGCCCGCACCTCCGGTGGGGTGGCGTCCGAGGCGGTACCGGGCCCCGGGGCGGGCCAGGCGGACTGAGATGCGCCTGCCCGCTCCGGTGCGCGTGGCCGCGCGGCTGATGGGGCCCTGGCTGCAGCGCGTGCCGTGGCGCCGGCTGCTGGTGCGGGCGGCGCAGGGAGCAGCCGGCCTGACGGTGGGCGGCGTCCTGGCGGGCGAGGTGCTGGGCCGCGGGGCCGGGTGGGGCGCGCTGGGTCCCGGGGACCGGGCGGGGAACCGGGTGGCGGTGACCTTCGACGACGGGCCGAGTGAGCGCACGCCGGAGCTGCTGGCGGTGCTGGCGCGGCACGGAGCGGGGGCGACCTTCTACGTGACCCGCCCGGCCGTTCAGGCGAACGCGGCGGCCTTTCAGCTGATCCGCGAGGCGGGGCATGGGCTGGAGGCGCACGGGCGCTGGCACCGGCACGCGCTGACGCTGTGGCCGTGGCGGGAGTGGGCGCAGGTGGCGTGGCACCCGCGGGCGCGGGAGGCGGGGCCGTGGCAGTACCGCCCGCCGTACGGGGGGCACAGTCCCTTCACGCGGCTGTTCGCTGCGCTGCTGGAGCGGCAGGTGGCGCTGTGGGACGTGGAGGGCCGCGACTGGACGGCCGGGGAGCCGGGCGCGCTGGCGCGGGCGGTGCTGGCGCAGGTGCAGCCGGGCAGCGTGATCCTGCTGCACGACGGGCCGGCGGTGACGCCCGCGCTGCTGGACGAACTGCTGGCCGGGCTGGCGGCGCGGGGCCTGCGGGCAGTGCGGGCGGACGAACTGCCCATGCGGCGCATCGGGCTGCGGGCGGGCCTGCGGCGGCTGCCGCGCAGTTACGGCCGCTGAGGCCCGGCGCGCGTTCCAGAAGCCCCGGGCCGGGCGGGGCATAATCCGGGCATGGCTGCGCCCCGTCCTGCTGTCGCGATCACGCTCGTCCTGCTGGGTCTGGGCCTGGGGGCCACGCTGCTGCGGGACCAGGTGCCGCTGGGCGGCGCGGGTGCGCCCCCGTCGGCCTCCGCGCCGGCCCGGGAGGCGGCGGCGCGGCTGCAGAACGAGCAGAACACCATGGACATCGTCAGCCGGTACGAGCCGGGGCTGGTGTTTATCAGCACGGCCAATCAGGTGGTGCGGGCCGACCCGATGGGCTGGATGTTCGGCGAGGGCCCCCAGACCGAGGTGCAGCAGGGCGTGGGCAGCGGCTTTTTCGTGAACGCGCAGGGCGACATCCTCACGAACTACCACGTGGTCGCCGCGGAGAACGGGGTGGGCGCGGCCGATTCGATCACGGTGCGCGTGATGGGACAGGCGCAGGCGGTGCCGGCGCGGGTGATCGGTCTGGCGCCGCAGTACGACCTGGCCCTGATCCGCCCGGTGAACCTGGACAAAAAGTGGATCCGGCCGATTCCGCTGGGCAACAGCGACGCGCTGAAGGTGGGGCAGAAGGCCGTGGCGATGGGCGCGCCGTTCGGGCTGGAATTCAGCGTCACCGAGGGCATCGTGAGCAGCACCGCGCGGCAGGTGCCGATGGGGTTCAGCGCGGGCGGGCAGGGCATCACGCAGAAGGCCATTCAGACCGACGCGGCGATCAATCCAGGCAACAGCGGGGGACCGCTGCTCGACAGCGGCGGGAACGTGATCGGCATCAACACGCAGATCTACTCCCCCAGCGGGCAGGCGGGCGCCGCGCAGAGCGCCGGGGTGGGCTTCGCCATTCCGATCAACGCGGCGAGAAACCTGCTGCCGCGGCTGCAGGCAGCGGGCGGCGGGCTGGTGCTGGCGCCCACGCTGGGCCTCGAGCCGGGCCTGGTGATCCGCACGCGCGGCGGGGACCTGCCGGCCGGCCTGAGCGTGCTGAGCAGCGCCGCCCTGGCGGACCTGGGCCTGCCGGACTCGGGGCTGCTGCTGGGCCGCGTGGAGCCGGGCAGCCCGGCAGCCGAGGCGGGCCTGAAGGGCGGGCGGGAGACGCGGGCCTTTCCGGGCGGGCGCATCACGCTGGGCGGGGACGTGATCGTCAGTGCCGACGGGCAGCCGGTGGATGCGCTGGAGGACGTGCAGGCCGTGCTGCTGGGCAAGCAGGAGGGGGACACGGTGACGCTGGGTATCCGGCGAGGCGGGCAGGGTGAGCCTCAGCAGGTCCGGGTGACGCTGAGCGCCCGCGCCTTCCAGTGACGGCCGCTGCCGTCTGGGCGGCGCTGGAGCCCGGGGACCGGGACTGGCTGCGTGCCCTGGCGGCGCACGCGGGGCCGGGCGCGCGGGTGGCGCTGGTGGGCGGCGCGGTGCGGGACGCGCTGCTGGGCGGCGCCCGCCCGGACCGCCAAACCCCGGGCGTGGACCTGGACGTCGTGCTGGACGGCGCGGACGTGGAGGCGGTGGCGCGGGCCACGGGCCTGCCGTTCACGTTCCACCCGGCCTTCCAGAACGCGACCGTGACGCTGCCGGACGGGCGCGGCGTGGATCTCGTGCGGGCCCGGCGGGAAACCTACCCGGTGCCGGGCCGCAACCCGGTGCCGGAGCCCGGCACGCTGGAGGACGACCTGCGGCGGCGGGACTTCACCCTGAACGCCCTGGCACTGACGGTCACGCCGGACGGGCCGGGAGCGCTGCTGGACGTGAGCGGCGGCCGGGCGGACCTGGAGGCGCGGGTCCTGAGGCCCCTGCACGGGCGGTCCCTGTTCGAAGACGCCAGCCGTCTGATCCGCGCGGCGCGCCTCGCGGCCCGGCTGACCCTGAGCGCCAGCCCGGAGTTGCTGGCGCAGGTGCCGGACGCGCTGGGCATGGCCGGCGCCACGCCGCGGCTGTGGGCGGAACTGAAGCTGCTGTTGCAGGAACCCCGCCCGGGCGGCGCCGCGGGGGTGCTGGAGGCCTGGGGGGCTGGGCTGCTGCCGGGCACGGCGCTGCTGGCCGCCCTGGACGCTCGGCGGGACGCAGGGGCCGAGGTGCCCTGGACCGCGTACGCGGCGGCGGCGCTCTCGGCCGGCCCGGACCCGGCGGCCCTCGCGGAGCGGCTGGGCCTGGGGGACCGCCCGGGCGCGCTCCTGGACCGCGCCCTCTCCGACTCGTTCCACCCGCCGGACAGCCCGGAAGTCCTCCTGCGGGCGCTGCTGCGCCCGGACGCGTACCCGCCGCTGACCGGCCGGGACGTCGTGGCGCGTGGCGTGCCGCCGGGCCCGCAGGTGGGGGAGGTGCTGGCGCACCTGGCGGCCCTGCGCCGCGGGGGCGGGCTGCGCAGCCGCGAGGACGAGCGCGCCGCCCTGGAGCGGTACTTACAGGAGCGCTGACGGGCGGCGGGTAGTATGGGCCGATGTTAGATCTCCTCAGCCGTGACCCGACCGCTTTCGTGATCACGGCCCTGGCACTGATCCTGTCCCTGACCGTGCACGAGTTCGCGCACGCGCTGACCGCCGACCGCCTGGGGGACCCCACGCCCCGCGCCTTCGGGCGGGTGACGCTGAACCCCGCCAAGCACCTGGATCCCTTCGGGGCGCTGCTGCTGCTGTTCGCGGGGTTCGGGTTCGCCAAGCCGGTGCCGGTGAGCGGCAGCCGCGTGGGCCGCTGGGGCATGGTGGGCGTGGCGGCGGCCGGGCCGCTCAGCAACGTGCTGATCGCGGCGCTGTGCGCCCTGATCATGAAGCTCCTGCCCATCGAGGCGCTGCTCGCCTTCGACGGGGCCGGCAACCCCCTGGCCCTGAAGACGCTGGGGACGGTGCTGTTCACGGTGCTCTCGATCAACATCGTGCTGGCCGTGTTCAACCTGATTCCGATTCCGTTGCTGGACGGCAGCCGCATCGTGGGCGGGCTGGTGCCCAGCCTGGGCCGCAGCCTGGCGCAGTTCGAGGCGCAGCCGTTCAGTTTCCTGCTGGTGATGGGCGTGATCCTGCTGGGCCGCGAGCCGATCGGCCGGCTGCTGGGCAGCGTGCAGGAGTGGGTGCTGCGCCTGATCTTCTGAAGCAGGGGGTCATCAGAACGGGCCGGGGGTCGCCTCCCGGCCCGTTCGCGTTCAAGAGAAAGGAACTCAGACGAGGTGGAACATCATGACCGCGTGGGCGGCGGTGCCGGCCAGCACGAACAGGTGCCAGATCTCGTGGAACCCGAAGCGGGGGTGGGGGTTCCAGCGTTTCGTGCCGTACACGACCGCCCCGGCGGTGTACAGCACGCCGCCGGCGGCGAGCCACATCAGCGCGGCCGTGGGCAGGGTGCGCGCCAGTTGCGGCAGGAACGCCACAGCCAGCCAGCCCATGCCCAGGTACAGGGCGGTGCTGACCCAGCGGGGCAGGCGCATGGTCAGGAGCTTGAGCAGGATGCCGCTCAGGGCGATGCCCCACACCAGGCCCAGCACCCCGGTGCGCCACGCGCCGCTCAGGCCGAAGTACGCGACCGGGGTGTAACTCCCGGCGATCAGCAGGAAGATGGCGGCGTGGTCGAGTTTGCGCAGCCACAGCAGGGCCCGGCCGGTCACGTGCAGGGAGTGGTAGGTGGCGCTGGCGGCGTACAGCAGCAGCATGCTCACGCCGAACACCGCGAACGGCCACAGCGGCAGGGTCCGGGCGTGCGCCCAGGCGAGCAGCGGGCCCAGCAGCAGCAGCGCGGCGAGCACCCCGGCCCAGTGGGTCAGGGCGTTCACGGGTTCGCGCAGGTGGGCGGTCATGCCTCAGGGTAAGGGGCGCGGGCGGCCGGAACTGGGAACTGGAACGCCATCAAACGGCGGGGAGAGGCGCGCGGCCTCTCCCCTGTTCATGCGGTGTGAATTACCGGCCGCCGTAGTTGGGCGCGGCCTTGGTGATGGTCACGCCGTGCGGGTGGCTTTCGATCAGGCTGGCGCCCGTGATGCGCACGAACTGTGCGTCGCGGCGCAGGGTGTCCAGGTCGGGCGCGCCGCAGTACCCCATGCTGCTTTTCAGGCCGCCCACGAACTGGTAGATGACCTCGCCGGCGGTGCCCTTGTAGGCCACGATGCCCTCGATGCCTTCGGGCACGAACTTGCGGCTGCCGCTCTGGAAGTAGCGGTCGGCGCTGCCCTGGTCCATGGCGCCCAGGGACCCCATGCCGCGGTAGCTCTTGTAGCGGCGGCCGTCGCGCAGGATGGTCTCGCCGGGCGCCTCGTCGGTGCCGGCCAGCATGCTGCCCATCATGACGACGCTGGCGCCCGCGGCGATGGCCTTGGGCACGTCGCCGGTCTGTTTGATGCCGCCGTCGGCGATGACGGGAATGCCGTGCTCCAGGGCCACGCTGCTGGCATTGAAGATGGCGGTGATCTGGGGGACGCCCACGCCGGTCACGACGCGGGTGGTGCAGATGCTGCCCGGGCCGATGCCGACCTTCACGGCGTCCGCGCCGGCCAGGATCAGGTCGCGGGTGCCGGCGGCGGTGGCGACGTTCCCGGCAATGACGTCCACGTCGAACTGCTCCTTCACGCGCGCCAGGGCGTTCAGGATGCCCTGGCTGTGGCCGTGCGCGCTGTCCAGCACGAGCACGTCCACGCCCGCCTGCACGAGCGCCCCGGCGCGGTCCATCAGGTCGGCGCTCACGCCGATGGCGGCCGCGACCCGCAGGCGGCCCAGGCTGTCCTTGGCGGCGTTGGGGTACTTCACGCGCTTGGTGAGGTCCTTGATGGTGATCAGGCCGCGCAGCAGGCCGCCCTCGTCCGTGACGAGCAGCTTCTCGATGCGGTTGCGTTTGAAGATCTCGTGCGCCTCGTCCAGGGTGGTGCCCACCGGCACGGTCACAAGGTGCTCGCGGGTCATGACCTCACCCACCGGGAGGTTGAGGTCGTCCACGAAGCGCATGTCGCGGTTGGTGATGATGCCCAGCAGCTTGCCGGAGGGGTCGGTGACAGGCACGCCGCTGATGCGGTACTCGGCCATCAGGCGGTCGGCGTCCCCGACGGTGGCGTGCGGGGGCAGGGTGATGGGGTCCACGATCATGCCGCTCTCGCTGCGTTTGACCTTGCGGACCATCTCGGCCTGCGCGTCGATGGGCATGTTCTTGTGGATCACGCCGATGCCGCCCTCGCGGGCCATGGCGACCGCCATGTTCGTCTCGGTGACGGTGTCCATCGCGGCGGACACGAAGGGGATGTTCAGGCGCACGCGGCGGGTGAGCTGCGCCTGCACGCTCACCTCGTGCGGCAGCACCTGGGAGTGCCGGGGCTGGAGCAGCACGTCGTCGAAGGTGATGCCCTCCTGGCCGAACTTGTAGGCGAAGCGGTCCGGGAGGCTGTCCGGGCCGCCGGTCGGGGCAGGGTGCGTGGGCGCAGTCATGCCCTTCATGGTACCGGGCGCCTCCGGGAGCGCGCCGTGATGTGCAGGGGAATGCCGCCGCATTCACGCATCCGGGACACCCGGGGGAAACAGGTGCGGGCCGCCCCAGACCCTGCGATCCGGGGCGGCCCGCACCTGTGCACCTTACAGGCGGTAGTTCAGGCCCACCCGGAAGGACGGCGCGAAGAGCACGGTCGGGCTCTCGGGGCTCCAGGCCGGCCCGAATCCGAACTCGTAGGCGGTGTTCAGCCGGTCCGTGAAGTGGTACTCCAGCCCCAGCAGGACGCCCGCGTTGAAGATCAGGGTGGTGTTCGTGCCCGTAAAGGCGGTCAGGCCCAGGCCAGCGCCCAGGTAGGGCACGTACGAACTCGTGCCGGCGGTCAGGCGGTACAGGTACGCGGCGTCGCCGGAGAGCAGGAAGCTGCTGGACTCGCCGCCCACCGAGCCCAGGGGCAGGCCGGCGCCGAACCGCAGGGCGCTCTGGGGGTCCAGGTCCTGCTGGTACTGCACGCCGATCAGCGGGGAGTACAGGCCGATGTAGCTGGCCGCGCCCGCGGAGGTGCCGGCGGCGAGGAGGGCGGTCAGGGCCGCGTTCCGAAGAAAGTTCATCATATCTTCACTCTAGGCTTCAGCCCGGGGGCATGCACGCCAGGTTGACCGGGGCGCCCCGGCCCCCGCCTTGCAGCGCGCCGGACCACATGCTAGATTTTGCCTCGCCTGATTTCAGGTGCACGACTGGCCTGTGGGGTCATAGCTCAGCTGGGAGAGCGCGTCGTTCGCAATGACGAGGTCAGGGGTTCGATCCCCCTTGACTCCACCAGAAAAAACACCCGCCTGATCGGCGGGTGTTCTTCTTGGTCCCTCAGTACGTGGTGCGCATCACTTCCAGCGAGACCGCCTTCCCGAAGTTCACGGGGAAGCTGCGGGTGCGGGCCAGCCGGGTCACGTTGACGGTCCCGGCGGCCGGGTCGGTCTTGACGGTCACGCCCGGCAGGCGCGCCAGCCCCGACAACGGCAGGTACGCCCGGCCGTCCAGCGTCACGGTGGACACCAGCACCGGGCTGCCCAGCACTGTCACGGTCGCCTGCCGGGGGCTCAGGACCTTCACGGCCATGTCCAGCGCCTGCGCCGTCTCGGCCAGCGGGAGATACACGGTGCGGCCCACCGCGCGGGCGCCGCCGCCGGCCAGCCGCGCCGCTTCCTCCGGCGTGCGGGTGGGGGTGGCGGGGGCCGTGGGGGTGGTCACGGGTGGCCGGACCGGGGTGGCCGGGGTGGTGGCGACGGGCCCGGTACCTCCCGGGGCCGTGCCGGCGGGCGGCGTGCCGGCCGGGGGCGTGGTGGCGGTGGGCGGCCGCACCGGCGTGGGGGTGGGTGCCGGCGTGCTGCCCGGGGCGGGTTTCAGGGCGGCGATGGCGGCGGTCGCGGCGGCGCGGCGGGCGGCCGTGCGGGCCTGCAGGTCGTTGGCGCTCAGGGCGCGACCCCAGCTGCTGGGCAGGGCGTGGAAGGTCGTCCAGGGCCCCACGGCCAGGGGACGCTGTTTCTGCAGGGCGTTCAGGGCGCCGCCCTCGGTGGTGAAGTACACCGTGCCGGCGTCGCTCACGGCGATGGCCGTGTCGATCTTCTTGCCGGTCTGGATGGTCCAGAGGCGCTGCCCGGCCTTGCCGATGGCGTGCACGGTGCCGCTCAGGTCCGGGATCAGGATGGTGCCGTCGCTGAGTTCGGCGGCGGCCCCGGCGATGGGCGCGCCCGCCGTGTACACCCATTCGTTCTCGCCGGTGGTGTTCACGGCGTACACCTTGCCGTCGTAACTGCCGACGACCACGAGGTCGGTGCTGGTCACGATGGGGCTGGCGTTCACGAAGAGGCCGGTGGGCACGGTCCATTTCAGGGTGCCATCGGGGTTCAGGGCGTGGATCTTGCGGTCGCTGGACCCGAAGTAGATGCCGCCTTCCCGGCCGATGGCGGGGCTGCTGAACACCAGGGAGCCGGCGGCGTACGCCCATTTCAGGGTGCCGTCGGGGGTGAGGGCGTGCATGCGGTTGTTCTGCGCGCCGAAGTAGATGGTGCCGTCGGCGGCCACGGCGGGGCTGCTGAACACGGGCGCGCCGACCTTGTACTGCCACAGGACCTTGCCGTCGGCGGATAGGGCGTAGACGCTGCCGCCGGCGGTGCCGACGATGAAGCTTCCGTCAAGGCGTAGCGCAGGGCTGGCGTAGATGTCGCCGTCGAGTTTGAGTTTCCACTGGAGCTTGCCGTTCGGGTCGAGCAGGTACACGTGGTCGTCGTAGGAGGCGGCCAGCACGCTGCCCTGCGGCGTGACGACCGGGTTGGCGCGGCCGATGTCCCCGGCGGCGTAGGTCCATTTTTCCTTGCCCTGGGCGTCGGTGCGGCGGATGCGGCTGTCGGAGCCCAGGTAGATGAGATCGCCGTTGTCGGCGATGGTGACACCGGACATGACCTTGAGTTCGCGGGTCCAGTCGATCTTGGGGGCGATGAACTGCGCCGGGGCCGCCGAGGCCGCTGGCGCCGCGGTCTGCGCGGCCGCCGGCGTGACGGCCGCGAGAGAAGTAAGCAGAAGGGTCCAACGTGGTAAATGGGTGAGTTTTTTCATTTGTTTATGAACTCCTTTAAGCTCTCTTTACGGGTGTAATCACGCGTCACGGTAACGCCTAAGATGCGTTTCGTTATGAAGAAGATTCTCATGCTGACCGCGTTCGCGCTGACGGGCCTGGCCGCTGCGCAGGACACCACCACGACCACCACCACGACCACCGTGACCACCGCGGAGCCCGTGAACGTCCCGGCGACCATGAGCGCCAGCGACAACTACGCCAAGGCGCAGGAGTACGCGGTGCAGGCGGACGTGGCCTACCCCGTGGCGTTCTACGACCGCACGCTGTGGAAGGCCTCCGTGGACCACGCCTACTACGCGTCCACCCAGGAAGCCGCCAACCGCGACTACGCCGCCTACCTGGCGCAGCTGTACACCAAGACCCAGTGGTGGATCAACGCGTACAACGCCTGGAGCCGCCTGGGCGACCTGAACGACCAGGAGAAGCAGTGGGCCGCGCTCAGCGCCGCCAAGCTGGCCTACATCGCGCTGCAGCGCGGTGACAAGGCCATGGCCAAGACCTACGTGGACAAGGGCATGAGCTGGGCCAACACCGCCAGCCTGCAGGCCATCGCCGCCCGCCTCTGATCTTCCCCGTTCCCGAACCCCGGCCCGCGAGGCCGGGGTTTTTGGTTTTTCATGAGTTCATGAAGGTACCCGGCCCTGGTCAGGGCAGGAACGCCCGCCTGCGGGCCAAGTGCTCTACCCTCCGGGCATGTCCCCACTCACGCTGATCCTGGCCCGCACCCTCACCCTGAACCCCGAACAGCCGGACGTGCAGGCCGTGCTCGTCGGCGGGGGGCGGGTGCTGGCCTGCGGCACGCGCGAGGACCTGCAGGCCCTGGCGCCCCGGGCGGAGGTGCTGGACCACCGCGACCTGCTGCTCACGCCCGGGCTGGCCGACGCGCATATTCACCTCGTGATGTACGGCGCCTCGCTGGGTCAGGTGGACCTTCAGGGCGTGACGGGCGCGCTGGAAGTGCTGCGCCGCGTAGCCGACCGCGCCGCCCGCACCCCGGCCGGCGAGTGGATCGAGGGCGGCGGGTTCCTGACCAGTGAACTGGGCCTGGGCCGCTACCCCACCGCCGCCGACCTGGACTCCGTGAGCCCGCACCACCCGGTGATCCTGCATTCCCGCGATCACCACCTGCTGTGGGCGAACAGCCTGGCGCTGCGGCTGGCGGGCATCACCGA from Deinococcus ficus includes:
- a CDS encoding MFS transporter, with translation MSAPRSLHDRVPLKPGTAPAILAAFITLGCAEFVRSGLYSGYLIPFIDAKNHMFHLPAAVGGLAWTTHLVADTLMRGPAGLLLQRHGPRKVVMAGAVLCLAALSLLLVAKSAWMILLIAALHGIGFSPFWPAAMNLTADAAKPGYEGRVLTVVSTSVMPLSALGTFTYALVAKNSDTVPLLTSVSLGGLALALTLLLPLRRLIQTTGGTDPVPGRPRLQKALMPALLPLLPAALMQTLTQSLAGAYIIRVMGDFGLELWQLVAVLVVGGVVAFASMPFTGRIADRGRAQLALTVGFLLVGLGMLSFLLHPPLAALFLIAPVVGLGYAFLTPGWAALVAQMLPESQRPAAWGVIMTVESAGQAGGPAVGAVALQAAGAGGPFGLAGVLALLTAAGYLVFRRHFQTPHLIAARTSGGVASEAVPGPGAGQAD
- a CDS encoding PQQ-binding-like beta-propeller repeat protein, which translates into the protein MKKLTHLPRWTLLLTSLAAVTPAAAQTAAPAASAAPAQFIAPKIDWTRELKVMSGVTIADNGDLIYLGSDSRIRRTDAQGKEKWTYAAGDIGRANPVVTPQGSVLAASYDDHVYLLDPNGKLQWKLKLDGDIYASPALRLDGSFIVGTAGGSVYALSADGKVLWQYKVGAPVFSSPAVAADGTIYFGAQNNRMHALTPDGTLKWAYAAGSLVFSSPAIGREGGIYFGSSDRKIHALNPDGTLKWTVPTGLFVNASPIVTSTDLVVVGSYDGKVYAVNTTGENEWVYTAGAPIAGAAAELSDGTILIPDLSGTVHAIGKAGQRLWTIQTGKKIDTAIAVSDAGTVYFTTEGGALNALQKQRPLAVGPWTTFHALPSSWGRALSANDLQARTAARRAAATAAIAALKPAPGSTPAPTPTPVRPPTATTPPAGTPPAGTAPGGTGPVATTPATPVRPPVTTPTAPATPTRTPEEAARLAGGGARAVGRTVYLPLAETAQALDMAVKVLSPRQATVTVLGSPVLVSTVTLDGRAYLPLSGLARLPGVTVKTDPAAGTVNVTRLARTRSFPVNFGKAVSLEVMRTTY
- the guaB gene encoding IMP dehydrogenase; its protein translation is MTAPTHPAPTGGPDSLPDRFAYKFGQEGITFDDVLLQPRHSQVLPHEVSVQAQLTRRVRLNIPFVSAAMDTVTETNMAVAMAREGGIGVIHKNMPIDAQAEMVRKVKRSESGMIVDPITLPPHATVGDADRLMAEYRISGVPVTDPSGKLLGIITNRDMRFVDDLNLPVGEVMTREHLVTVPVGTTLDEAHEIFKRNRIEKLLVTDEGGLLRGLITIKDLTKRVKYPNAAKDSLGRLRVAAAIGVSADLMDRAGALVQAGVDVLVLDSAHGHSQGILNALARVKEQFDVDVIAGNVATAAGTRDLILAGADAVKVGIGPGSICTTRVVTGVGVPQITAIFNASSVALEHGIPVIADGGIKQTGDVPKAIAAGASVVMMGSMLAGTDEAPGETILRDGRRYKSYRGMGSLGAMDQGSADRYFQSGSRKFVPEGIEGIVAYKGTAGEVIYQFVGGLKSSMGYCGAPDLDTLRRDAQFVRITGASLIESHPHGVTITKAAPNYGGR
- a CDS encoding polysaccharide deacetylase family protein produces the protein MRLPAPVRVAARLMGPWLQRVPWRRLLVRAAQGAAGLTVGGVLAGEVLGRGAGWGALGPGDRAGNRVAVTFDDGPSERTPELLAVLARHGAGATFYVTRPAVQANAAAFQLIREAGHGLEAHGRWHRHALTLWPWREWAQVAWHPRAREAGPWQYRPPYGGHSPFTRLFAALLERQVALWDVEGRDWTAGEPGALARAVLAQVQPGSVILLHDGPAVTPALLDELLAGLAARGLRAVRADELPMRRIGLRAGLRRLPRSYGR
- a CDS encoding site-2 protease family protein, translated to MLDLLSRDPTAFVITALALILSLTVHEFAHALTADRLGDPTPRAFGRVTLNPAKHLDPFGALLLLFAGFGFAKPVPVSGSRVGRWGMVGVAAAGPLSNVLIAALCALIMKLLPIEALLAFDGAGNPLALKTLGTVLFTVLSINIVLAVFNLIPIPLLDGSRIVGGLVPSLGRSLAQFEAQPFSFLLVMGVILLGREPIGRLLGSVQEWVLRLIF
- a CDS encoding S1C family serine protease codes for the protein MAAPRPAVAITLVLLGLGLGATLLRDQVPLGGAGAPPSASAPAREAAARLQNEQNTMDIVSRYEPGLVFISTANQVVRADPMGWMFGEGPQTEVQQGVGSGFFVNAQGDILTNYHVVAAENGVGAADSITVRVMGQAQAVPARVIGLAPQYDLALIRPVNLDKKWIRPIPLGNSDALKVGQKAVAMGAPFGLEFSVTEGIVSSTARQVPMGFSAGGQGITQKAIQTDAAINPGNSGGPLLDSGGNVIGINTQIYSPSGQAGAAQSAGVGFAIPINAARNLLPRLQAAGGGLVLAPTLGLEPGLVIRTRGGDLPAGLSVLSSAALADLGLPDSGLLLGRVEPGSPAAEAGLKGGRETRAFPGGRITLGGDVIVSADGQPVDALEDVQAVLLGKQEGDTVTLGIRRGGQGEPQQVRVTLSARAFQ
- the trhA gene encoding PAQR family membrane homeostasis protein TrhA codes for the protein MTAHLREPVNALTHWAGVLAALLLLGPLLAWAHARTLPLWPFAVFGVSMLLLYAASATYHSLHVTGRALLWLRKLDHAAIFLLIAGSYTPVAYFGLSGAWRTGVLGLVWGIALSGILLKLLTMRLPRWVSTALYLGMGWLAVAFLPQLARTLPTAALMWLAAGGVLYTAGAVVYGTKRWNPHPRFGFHEIWHLFVLAGTAAHAVMMFHLV
- a CDS encoding tRNA nucleotidyltransferase codes for the protein MTAAAVWAALEPGDRDWLRALAAHAGPGARVALVGGAVRDALLGGARPDRQTPGVDLDVVLDGADVEAVARATGLPFTFHPAFQNATVTLPDGRGVDLVRARRETYPVPGRNPVPEPGTLEDDLRRRDFTLNALALTVTPDGPGALLDVSGGRADLEARVLRPLHGRSLFEDASRLIRAARLAARLTLSASPELLAQVPDALGMAGATPRLWAELKLLLQEPRPGGAAGVLEAWGAGLLPGTALLAALDARRDAGAEVPWTAYAAAALSAGPDPAALAERLGLGDRPGALLDRALSDSFHPPDSPEVLLRALLRPDAYPPLTGRDVVARGVPPGPQVGEVLAHLAALRRGGGLRSREDERAALERYLQER